Genomic DNA from Anaerolineales bacterium:
GGAACGCAATGTGATCAGCAACGGCGTGTTCGGCATCCAACTGGGCGATAGTGACACCCAAGACACCCTGATTCGCGGGAACTACATCGGGACAAACGCAGCAGGGATAACAGCGGCAGGAAACACCTCCGGGGTGTTTATTCCCGCCTCAGCTAACGTCACCGGAACGTTCATCGGGACGAACGGCGACGGGACAAACGACGCTATTGAGGGCAACCTCATCTCTGGCAATGGTACAGGGGTTTTCATTGGCAGCGGGACAAGCGTTGTGGTTGCCGGAAACCTCATTGGGACGGATGCTTCTGGGGCTTTGGCATTAGGGAATACGGCATATGGCGTGAACGTTTCTAACAGCGGCACCACCGCCCGCATTGGGACGAACGCCGATGGCACAAGCGATGCCTTAGAACGCAACATATTCGCCGCCAACACCACAGCCAGCCTTCTCTTTGACTCGGCGGATAACTCCGTTGTGCAAGGGAACACCTTTGGCGTGAACGCCACACAAACGAGCGTGATCGCCTCCACCCTTGCCATTCATCTGAGCGTTGGGGCGGATAACAATCGCATCGGGACAAACGGCGATAACACGCGGGATGCTGCCGAGGGCAACTTGATTGTCGCCGGAACAACGGCTGTTCTGCTAGACAATGGTGGCGTTGGGGCAGCACCTAGCGGGAACAGCATTTCCGGGAATACCATTGGCAAGGTTGGGACGTTGGGTGGCTTCAGCAATGCTGCGATGATCATCCGCAACGGGGCAAACGCCAACATCATCGGCGCGAACGGCGATGGTAGTCTGGGCGAGGCAAATGAGGGCAACACCATCAGCGGAAACAGCGATGATGCGATCCGCGTGCAAGACAGCGCCTCACTCGCCAACCGGATTTCTGGCAACAGCATATTCAACAATGGCACAACCGCAGCGCATTTGGGGATTGACTTGGTGGGTGTAGATGGGGTGAACGCCAACGATGGTGGCGACCCCGATCCAGGTCCGAACACCCTTCAGAACTTCCCCATCGTCATCAGCGCAGGCGATGCCGCCGTCTCTGGCACGCTGAACAGCACCCTTAGCACAGCAAACTTCCGGGTGGAAGTCTACGCCAACGAAACGTGCGACACGAGCGGCAACGGCGAGGGGCAGTACTACCTCGGCGGCGTAACGGGCGTGAACACCGACGGGGCAGGCAACGCCGCTTGGATGGTGAGTGGAATCACGAACCTGCCTAGTTCGGCACGGTTCATCACCGCGCTGGCGATCTCGGCAGCGGGGAACACTTCAGAGTTCTCGCCGTGTCGGGCACTTCCGGTGGTGATCGACTCAACAGATGCCTCTACGATATTCCTTGACGCGGCGCACGCCATTGCTGAAGGGGCAACCATTGGGGATCGCTTCATCTTGCGGCTGCCAACAGCACTCACAGGGGCAGAGACGGTCACGGTGACGATCACCTCGAACAACGCCGCCCGCCTCCTCTTTGTCGTGCAGACACACCCTGTCTTCACCACGGCGAGTTCGCGGAGTTACGTCTTCACCAGCGCAAACTGGAGTCTCCCCCGCGCCGTGAACCTCCACGCGCCGAACAACACAGGCGACCCAGCCGGAGCGGAGACAATCACCTTCAATGTGGATATCACCGCCAGTTCCTCGCCCAACTACACAGTGGGCGCGGCGTACACCGATCAGCCCGTTTTCGTCTACGATCCGGGTGTGATCGTCACACCGAGCGGAACGCCCACGCTGAGCATCCCTGTCTCTGGCATGGAGGGGACGTACTATCTCAATCTCTCCGCGCCGCCCGGCATGGTGCTGAACAATGTCGTGCCGAACTATCCAGAGTCGGTGACGATTGATGTTGGTAGCTACAATACGACGCTGCTCAACATTACCCCTGCCGCCCGCACTTTTACACGGGCGAACTGGATGACTCAGCAAGGCTATCTGGTCGTTCGCTTGCGTGCGACGACGGTCACGGTGAATCATCTTGTCTACTCGGACATCACCGGTCCCGCCACCTCGCGCTACGGCGGTCCGATTCCGGTGACGATCAGCACGGCGACGATTAACACCCCCGCCGATGTACGTCTGACGCACGCCGTTAGCACGCGGCGCGTGGCAGTGGGCGAGACCTTTACCTACACGCTCACACTGAACAATGGCGGACAGGGAAATGTCGTTGGCTTAAAGCTAACGAGCGACCTCCCCGAAGGCGTGGCGTTTGTCCGGGCGACGAGTGCCGTTGGCGGTGAGTGTGTCTATGAAGCGGATGCACACCGCGTCGTTTGCGACTATGGCGGGCGCTCCTTTGATCGGGGACGGATGGAGACGGTGCAGATCGACGTGATCGCCACCGCACCAGCAGGGATGACCCTGACGGCGCAGGCGAGCAGCACGGCAATCCCGCTTGATCCAGACCGGACAAACAATACGAATATTGCCGCGCCAGCCGTCACGGTGACGGGGGCGACGGGCGACATTTATGCGGCGAACCCGAACGGTTCGGGGCGCGTGCGGCTGACAAACGACCCGACGGATGACCTCCACCCAGCGTACAGCCCGGATGGATCGCAGATTGCCTATGTCGCCTTACGGCATGGTAATCCTGAAGTCTATGTCATGAATTCTGACGGCTCAAACCAACGGCGTGTTACAATGCACCCTGCCGCTGACCTCTACCCAACGTGGTCGCCGGATGGGGCGCGGATCGTCTTTGCCTCCACGCGAGGCGGCGGTGGGCTACGCCTTTATGTCATGAACGCTGATGGGACGAATGTCGTTCCTCTGGGCGGCGGGGCAGATGCCCAACAGCCCGTCTTCAGCCCGGATGGGACGAAGATCGCTTATGTGGCGGGCGTGAACGGCGTTTTGGATGTCTTTGTCATGAACGCCGACGGGACGGGGATCACGCAGCTGACCAGTGGCTATGGGGCACAGCGTCCCACGTGGTCACCGGATGGGGCGCGGATCGCCTTCAGCGGCGGCGCGTCGCCGGAACTCTATGTGATGACCGCCAATGGTGGGAATGTCACCCGTCTGACAAACGACGCCTACCGCGATGAGTCGCCCACATGGGCGGCGGATGGGACACTGGTGTTTGCCAGCGATCGGGATGGCAAGGCGGGCTTGTACCGGCTGACGTTCAAGGGCAATGGCACACGGATAACGAAGATCGGCGGGACGGGCGCGAACGATGTGATGCCCGCCGCCGGACGAACACACATCGCCTTTGCGCGGGTGACGGGACGCTAAGCACAACCCCTCACCCCTAGCCCCCTCGCTTGCATAGCAGGCGAGGGGAATCTGTCGCGCCTTTCCCTATACACAGGGAAAGGCGCTTGCCTTTGGTGGTCTTGTATTTCAAGCCCCGCAGGGGTCATTTGAATACACTATTATTGGGATACACTGCCAACAGAACCTACCCCCGCTCAGCCTTCCCACTTTTTGAAGATCAACACGGCGTTTTGCCCACCAAAGCCGAAAGAATTGCTCATCACATGGCGGAGCGCTGCCTTGCGGGGGACATTCGGCACATAGTCAAGGTCACAGTCTGGGTCAGGGTGTTCGTAATTGATCGTCGGGGGGATGATCCCATCGCGCATCGCCATAATTGAATAGACCGCCTCAAAAACGCCCGATGAACTCATCGCATGTCCGGTCATTGATTTTGTGCTGCTGATCGGGATTTTATAGGCATGTTCGCCAAAAACCATCTTGATCACTTTTGTCTCTTGCGAGTCGTTGATTGGGGTGCTTGTCCCGTGCGCATTGATGTAATCAATGTCGTGGATGGTCAAGCCCGCTTTTTTCAGGGCGCTGCGCATGGCGTAGGCAACGGCTGTCCCTTCTGGGTCGGGGGCGGTTACATGGGCGGCATCACAGGTGCAGCCATAGCCAACAAGCTCAGCGAAGATCGGTGCGCCGCGCCCTTGCGCATGGTCTAGCGATTCCAACATTAAGACGCCCGCGCCTTCAGAGGGGACAAAGCCATCTCGCGTGGCGTCAAAGGGGCGGCTTGCCTTTGTTGGGTCACCGTTGCTGTGGGTCAGCGCCCGCATCGCATTGAGTCCAACCATTGAAAAACGGGCAAAACTTGCCTCAGAGCCGCCCGCAAAGGCGACCTCGGCATCGCCGCGCTGGATGAGCGCCGCTGCCTCGCCAATGGCGATCCCACTCGTAGCGCAGGCGGCAGCAATGCTGTAATTCACGCCCCGAATCCCCATGTTCATGGCGATCTGCGCCGCGCCCATGTTCCCGATCACCGAGGGGAAGGTGAGCGGTTTCACCCGCCGCGCTCCCGTTGTGTAGAGCGTATCCAATCCTTCTTGGAGCGTCTCCGCGCCACCAAAACCTGCCCCCACAATGACCGCCGTCTCAAAGGTGTTTTGTGCGGTGATCGTGTAGTTTCCTTGTGCTGCCGCTTCTTGGGCGCAGACGATGGCGAACTGGGCAAAGCGATCCATCCGCCGCGCCTCTTTGTGACCGAGGAATTTCCCAGGATCAAAATCCTTCACTTCACCGCCGATATGCGTCTCAATCTCATCGGTATTCAGCCGCGTGATGGGGGCAATCCCAGAGATGCCCGCTTT
This window encodes:
- the fabF gene encoding beta-ketoacyl-ACP synthase II, with product MKRIVITGMGLLSPVGHNVTENWENIKAGISGIAPITRLNTDEIETHIGGEVKDFDPGKFLGHKEARRMDRFAQFAIVCAQEAAAQGNYTITAQNTFETAVIVGAGFGGAETLQEGLDTLYTTGARRVKPLTFPSVIGNMGAAQIAMNMGIRGVNYSIAAACATSGIAIGEAAALIQRGDAEVAFAGGSEASFARFSMVGLNAMRALTHSNGDPTKASRPFDATRDGFVPSEGAGVLMLESLDHAQGRGAPIFAELVGYGCTCDAAHVTAPDPEGTAVAYAMRSALKKAGLTIHDIDYINAHGTSTPINDSQETKVIKMVFGEHAYKIPISSTKSMTGHAMSSSGVFEAVYSIMAMRDGIIPPTINYEHPDPDCDLDYVPNVPRKAALRHVMSNSFGFGGQNAVLIFKKWEG